In one Gopherus evgoodei ecotype Sinaloan lineage chromosome 1, rGopEvg1_v1.p, whole genome shotgun sequence genomic region, the following are encoded:
- the CCDC58 gene encoding coiled-coil domain-containing protein 58 isoform X5 — protein sequence MAAPSGVRTCEDFAEFQELLRVMRTIDDRIVHELNTTLPTASFAGKVDANQTCKELYQSLREAHASREKIIKNCIAQTSNVVKTLREEREKAQDDVALLKQLRQEQTKLKLMQSELNVEEVVNDRSWKVFNERCRIHYKPPKSQ from the exons ATGGCGGCGCCCAGCGGAGTCCGCACCTGCGAGGACTTTGCCGAGTTCCAG GAATTGCTCAGGGTGATGCGGACAATTGATGACAGAATAGTCCATGAATTAAACACTACGCTTCCAACAGCTTCCTTTGCAGGGAAAGTCGATGCCAACCAAACCTGTAAAGAGCTCTACCAGTCT CTGAGGGAGGCTCATGCcagcagagagaaaataatcAAAAACTGTATTGCTCAGACTTCCAATGTAGTAAAAACTCTCCGAGAAGAGAGGGAGAAGGCCCAGGATGATGTAGCATTATTAAAGCAGCTCAGGCAAGAGCAGACAAAG TTGAAGCTGATGCAGTCTGAGTTGAATGTGGAAGAAGTAGTAAACGACAGAAGCTGGAAG GTATTTAACGAGCGCTGCAGAATTCACTACAAGCCTCCAAAGAGTCAGTGA